A stretch of Hydractinia symbiolongicarpus strain clone_291-10 chromosome 9, HSymV2.1, whole genome shotgun sequence DNA encodes these proteins:
- the LOC130657543 gene encoding histone H2B, gonadal-like, which yields MSDAAAKGGKQAPKVAKKGEKRAGKKGGKIGGTGEKKRKRKRKESYAIYIYNVLKQVHPDVGVSSKAMSIMNSFVNDIFERIASEASRLALQNKKSTISSREIQTAVRLLLPGELAKHAVSEGTKAVTKYTSSK from the coding sequence atgtctgacgcagcagctaaaggaggaaaacaggcacctaaagtagccaagaaaggtgaaaaaagagccggcaaaaaaggaggaaagattggtggaactggtgaaaagaaacgcaagagaaagagaaaggaaagttatgctatttacatctacaatgttttgaaacaagttcacccagatgtcggagtttcaagcaaagctatgagcatcatgaactcatttgtcaacgacatctttgagcgcattgcttccgaagcttcgcgtttggctcttcaaaacaaaaagtcgaccatctcttctcgtgaaattcaaaccgcagtacgtcttctcttgcctggagaacttgcaaaacacgcagtcagtgaaggaacaaaagccgtcacaaaatacacaagcagcaagtaa
- the LOC130657649 gene encoding histone H2B, gonadal-like — translation MSDAAAKGGKQAPKVAKKGEKRAGKKGGKIGGTGEKKRKRKRKESYAIYIYNVLKQVHPDVGVSSKAMSIMNSFVNDIFERIASEASRLALQNKKSTISSREIQTAVRLLLPGELAKHAVSEGTKAVTKYTSSK, via the coding sequence atgtctgacgcagcagctaaaggaggaaaacaggcacctaaagtagccaagaaaggtgaaaaaagagccggcaaaaaaggaggaaagattggtggaactggtgaaaagaaacgcaagagaaagagaaaggaaagttatgctatttacatctacaatgttttgaaacaagttcacccagatgtcggagtttcaagcaaagctatgagcatcatgaactcatttgtcaacgacatctttgagcgcattgcttccgaagcttcgcgtttggctcttcaaaacaaaaagtcgaccatctcttctcgtgaaattcaaaccgcagtacgtcttctcttgcctggagaacttgcaaaacacgcagtcagtgaaggtacaaaagccgtcacaaaatacacaagcagcaagtaa